A genomic window from Solanum stenotomum isolate F172 chromosome 10, ASM1918654v1, whole genome shotgun sequence includes:
- the LOC125841423 gene encoding serine racemase, whose amino-acid sequence MEPNCPTSSNDYAADISSIRQAQVRIEPFAHRTPVLTSETLDSIAGRKLYFKCECFQKGGAFKFRGACNAIYSLDDDHAAKGVVTHSSGNHAAALALAAKLRGIPAYIVIPKNAPKCKVENVKRYSGQVIWSEPSMQSREDTANKVLQDTGAVLIHPYNDGRIISGQGTISLELLEQASEIDTLIVPISGGGLISGVALAAKAINPAIRIFAAEPMGADDAFQSKINGRITKLSEVNTIADGLRAFLGDLTWPIVRDLVDDVIVVDDEEIIQAMRLCYEILKIAVEPSGAIGLAAVLSNSFKTNPAYRECNNIGIVISGGNVDLGVLWNSDNK is encoded by the exons ATGGAACCAAACTGCCCAACATCTAGCAACGATTATGCTGCTGACATCTCTTCCATCAGGCAAGCTCAAGTACGCATTGAGCCCTTTGCGCACAGAACTCCTGTCCTCACCTCAGAAACTTTAGACTCTATTGCTGGAAGAAAGTTGTACTTTAAATGTGAATGCTTTCAGAAGGG GGGAGCTTTTAAATTCCGAGGGGCATGCAATGCTATTTATTCACTTGATGATGATCATGCTGCTAAAGGAGTTGTAACTCATAGCAG TGGAAATCATGCTGCAGCTCTTGCTTTGGCTGCAAAGCTACGGGGCATCCCTGCTTATATAGTTATACCAAAAAATGCTCCAAAATGCAAAGTCGAGAATGTCAAACGTTACAGTGGTCAGGTTATCTGGAGTGAGCCATCGATGCAGTCCCGAGAGGATACTGCAAACAAGGTGTTGCAAGATACTGGTGCTGTTCTTATTCATCCCTATAATGATGGTCGCATTATAAG TGGGCAGGGTACAATATCACTGGAGCTTCTGGAACAGGCTTCCGAAATTGACACCTTAATAGTCCCAATTAGCG GTGGTGGTTTGATATCGGGAGTTGCGTTGGCTGCCAAAGCCATTAATCCTGCCATTCGCATTTTTGCTGCCGAACCAATGGGAGCGGATGATGCTTTCCAGTCGAAGATCAATGGCAGGATCACTAAGTTATCTGAGGTCAACACTATTGCTGATGGGCTTCGAGCCTTTCTTGGAGACCTCACATG GCCTATCGTTCGCGATCTCGTGGATGACGTCATagttgttgatgatgaagagATAATACAAGCTATGAGACTTTGCTATGAAATTCTAAAGATTGCAGTGGAACCAAGTGGAGCTATTGGCCTTGCAGCAGTTCTTTCCAATAGTTTTAAAACAAATCCAGCTTATAGAGAATGCAATAATATTGGCATTGTAATTTCTGGAGGCAATGTTGATCTTGGTGTGCTTTGGAATTCCGATAACAAATGA